Part of the Elusimicrobiota bacterium genome, TTAACTGATGATCTGCGTATCGCAAAAGTTTATTATTCTGTTTTTGGGGATGATAATGCAAAAAAAGCTGCGGGTGTGGTACTTAACCGTGCGGTGTCATATATACGTCATGAGATAGCGGAAGGGCTTGTTTTAAGGTTAGTTCCTGAAATATTGTTCTATTATGACGATACTGCGGAGAAAGCTGCGAGAATTGGAGCGATTCTTCAGCAGTTAAAGACAAAAGATTCTGATATCCATACCGCAGGTAAAGGTCAAGAACCCGATAGCGGGAGTAAGAAAATACGCCGGCAGAAGAGGGATAGGAAACGCTTGTAGTACGCAAAAAAAATGAAGAATGTCGTTCGTCTTGTCTTAGAAAAAATAAGGTCATCCCGCACGTTTGTTATTACTGCGCATGCTAAACCTGATGGCGATACTATCGGGTCAGAACTCGCATTGAGTTCTTGGCTTAAACGCATGGGGAAAAAGGTTTGTGTTTACTCCAAAGAAAAAGTGCCGAACGGGTATGATTTCCTTAATGCAAAAAAAGTTATTCATCAGACAAATGCCGTGGTAAAAGGTAAATTCGATATCGGTTTCTTCCTGGAATGCAGCAGTGTTGAACGCTCAGGTGGGATACTTGACCTTGCATCAGTTGGTACTTCAATAAATATTGACCACCATATTTTTAACGGTATCTACGGCGATATCAACTGGGTGGATAGCGATGCGGCTGCGAGTGCTGTGCAGATATATGAGCTTATTCGTTCAAGAGGAAACGGGGTTACTTTGTATGAATCTAAATGTTTGTATACGGGAATTGTAACGGACACTGGCAGGTTTCAGCAATCAAATGCTACCTGGCAGGCGTTAAGGATAGCGTCGGATCTTGTAAAAGCCGGGGTCTGTCCAAATGAAATATTCCGTAATGTGTATGCCACAAAAAAGGTTAATACCCTGAAATTGTTGTCGTTAGCACTTGCAACAATGAAAATCGTATCTAACGGTAAAGTTGTTTACCAGCATGTTGACCGCGGGATGCTGAAAACTACGGGGACGTCATTGGAGGATACTGAAGAATTTGTTGATTATGGATTGTTGATACCAGGGATCGAGGTTAGTATGTTGTTTTATGATACTGAAGTGCCGAATCATACAAAAGTCAGTTTCAGATCGTTTGGGGAAATTAATGTGAACAAAATAGCCAGGAAGTTCGGAGGCGGGGGACACTTACGCGCAAGCGGGTGTACTATTATTGGTGGGATTGAGAAAGCAAAGAGAGTTATTCTTTCAGAGTTAAAGGCATATTCCTGATGGAGCGCAAGGTTGTTGCTATAGGTGATTTTGACGGGTTTCATATTGGACATAGATTACTTGCAGATAATGCAAAAAAGGTTGCGAATAAATTAGAGTATCTCCCTACAGCTGTTGTAATTACGGATTTACCTTCAGATAAGGGCTCATTATTGTCTACAAAAACGCAAAAAACGAAGTTGTTACGTTTATATGGTATGAAAGTTGTGGAATTGAGTTATGCAGGATTAAGAAGATTGTCGCCGGAAAAATTTGTTAAGGCGGTTTTGTTGAAGAAACTTAATGCTGGAGTTGTGGTAGTGGGTAAGAATTTCAGGTTTGGAGCAAACCGTAGCGGTGATGTTGTATTGTTAAAACGGTTAGGGAAACTTTATGGATATAAAATTATTTCGGTACCGTTATTAAAGGCAGGAAATCATATAGTGTCTTCAACGTATATCCGTAAACTAATTTCTGATGGTGAGACATTACTCCCTGCGAAATTACTTAGACGGTATTATTCGGTTGAAGGAGTTATAGTTCATGGACGTCATATAGGACGCAGGATCGGGTATCCTACCGCAAATGTTAAGATTGAAAATGGGCAGCTTGTACCATATGGGATATATGCGGTATTTATTGAAATAAACGGGATGCGTTATAAAGGAGTAGTGAATATAGGATACCGCCCAACGTTTAATATAGGAAATAATGAAAAAGTAACAGTTGAAGTGTACTTATTGGATAGTAATAAACAAATTTACGGGTCTAAGGTAAAACTAGAATTTATCAAGAAGTTAAGGGCTGAAAAAAAGTTTGATAGTGTTGATGCATTAGTTCTGCAAATCGGGAGGGATGTAAACAACGCAAAAGTGGTATTACAGAACAAAAAAGTTTTTGCATAAGTCTGTGCGTTTTTGTATAATAAACAATTTAAGTATATATTTACATGGAGGTAGATTGTAAATGGTCATGACAAAAGAAGTGAAGAGCGGCATTGTGGGGAAATATCGTGTGCATGAAAAGGATACCGGTTCTTCCGCAGTGCAGGTAGCATTGATTACGGAACGGATTAATTATCTTACTGAACACCTTAAGGCAAGAAAAAACGATTTTGCAACCCGCCGCGGGTTATTGAAACTTGTAGGGCAGAGGAGAAGGTTGTTGAATTATCTTAGAAAAGATGATTATGATCAGTATAAAAGCTTAGTGGATAAGCTTGGTTTGAGAAAGTAATTAGGAATTTATTTTTGTTAAAACAAAAGGGAAGATTTAGGTTAATTTATAATGCAAGTATTTGAAACAGATTTTGGTGGGCGGAAGTTTAGCATAACAACGGATTATGTTGCGAAACAAGCTGCGGGTAGTGCGTGGGTAAGATATGGGGATACTGTTATTTTAGCGACAGTATGCGTAGGTAATAGGATAAGTGAAGGTTTTGGTGGCGGTGATTGTTTGCCATTAACCGTTGATTATCGTGAACGCACGTATGCTGCGGGAAAAATCCCGGGCGGTTTTTTTAAACGTGAAGGGAAACCAAGAGAACGTGAAGTTTTATTCAGCCGATTAACTGACCGTACCATAAGGCCATTGTTCCCCAGTAATTTTAAGAGGGATATACAGGTAGCATGTTCATTATTGTCTGCCGATCTTGTGAATGATTCGGATGTTATGTTGATAATTGGCGCGTCCGTTGCATCAATGCTTT contains:
- the rbfA gene encoding 30S ribosome-binding factor RbfA, with product MPNYSYKRSQRVGELLHHKISEIIQHLKDPELGITTITEVKLTDDLRIAKVYYSVFGDDNAKKAAGVVLNRAVSYIRHEIAEGLVLRLVPEILFYYDDTAEKAARIGAILQQLKTKDSDIHTAGKGQEPDSGSKKIRRQKRDRKRL
- the rpsO gene encoding 30S ribosomal protein S15, translating into MVMTKEVKSGIVGKYRVHEKDTGSSAVQVALITERINYLTEHLKARKNDFATRRGLLKLVGQRRRLLNYLRKDDYDQYKSLVDKLGLRK
- a CDS encoding bifunctional oligoribonuclease/PAP phosphatase NrnA; the encoded protein is MKNVVRLVLEKIRSSRTFVITAHAKPDGDTIGSELALSSWLKRMGKKVCVYSKEKVPNGYDFLNAKKVIHQTNAVVKGKFDIGFFLECSSVERSGGILDLASVGTSINIDHHIFNGIYGDINWVDSDAAASAVQIYELIRSRGNGVTLYESKCLYTGIVTDTGRFQQSNATWQALRIASDLVKAGVCPNEIFRNVYATKKVNTLKLLSLALATMKIVSNGKVVYQHVDRGMLKTTGTSLEDTEEFVDYGLLIPGIEVSMLFYDTEVPNHTKVSFRSFGEINVNKIARKFGGGGHLRASGCTIIGGIEKAKRVILSELKAYS
- the ribF gene encoding riboflavin biosynthesis protein RibF, with the translated sequence MERKVVAIGDFDGFHIGHRLLADNAKKVANKLEYLPTAVVITDLPSDKGSLLSTKTQKTKLLRLYGMKVVELSYAGLRRLSPEKFVKAVLLKKLNAGVVVVGKNFRFGANRSGDVVLLKRLGKLYGYKIISVPLLKAGNHIVSSTYIRKLISDGETLLPAKLLRRYYSVEGVIVHGRHIGRRIGYPTANVKIENGQLVPYGIYAVFIEINGMRYKGVVNIGYRPTFNIGNNEKVTVEVYLLDSNKQIYGSKVKLEFIKKLRAEKKFDSVDALVLQIGRDVNNAKVVLQNKKVFA